Within the Sulfurospirillum barnesii SES-3 genome, the region TCAAAAAACCACTGAGCAAATACGGTCGCAAAAGTGGCACATAAACGTTAAAAATGCGTCCCCATTCGCTTGTTCCAAAAACAGTGGTCGCATCATCAATGCTTTTGTCTATCTTACTAAACCCGTTTTCAACCGAGCCAATGCTAGCGGCAAAATAACGGCTCAAATAGGCAAATATCAGCGCAAAAAAAGAGCCTCCAAGAATGACTTTACCCACACTTTGGTCAATAAAATTGGTAAACAATAAAATGCCAATACCAACAATCGCACCAGGAATGGAGTAGCCTAGTATCGAGAGTTTATGGCTAAAAGTACCCAAGGTGCTGGGGTAAAAACGTGAAGCATACACCATGATAAAGGCTAAAGCAATAATCAGCAAAGAGGAGAGGACATTGAGGCTAAGGGTATGGTAGAGATAGCCCAAAGCACTCCAATCCAGTGTGTTAAAATCAAGATAAAACCAGTACAAAAGCACACCTGTGGGAATGAAAAGGCTCACCGTACCAATCAAAAAGGAAAGCCCAAACGCTAGGGCATTGTGCCAACCTTTGAGCTGAACTTTAGGCGCTTTTTGACTGCTGTGCGTGGCGCTGATAAAACGAATTTTGGCTCTAAGACGTGCTTCGCCAAACATCATCGCAAACACAACCACGAGCAGTATCATCGCAAGGTTAATCGCCTCACCCAAATTGCCATAGCCAAACCAGCTCTTGAAAATGCCCACACTAAAGGTGTCAACACCAAAGTAGGCTACCGTTCCATAATCACTAAGCACTTCCATCATGGCAAGCACAAGTCCCGCAAAAATGGCAGGGTACGCTAAGGGGAGATACACCGTGAAAAAGGCTTTGAAAAAGAAAAGCTGTTTGAGTGAAACGAGTTCGACCACCGTTGAAGAGAGTGAAGCAAAAGAGACTCGTGCTAAGATAAAGACGTATGGGAACATCGCAAACGAGAGAATTGCCGTAACACCGTAAATATTTAAGATGTCAAGTTTAATTTTGGGCTGAAAGAGAAGCGTGGCTAAGATGCCATGAAACTCAAAAAATCCCACATAGGTGTACCCTAAGATGTAGGCGGGGAAAGCTAAAGGAAGCACAAAAATGAGGCTAAAAAAACGACTCCCAAAATACACAAAACGTGCACTCATAAACGCTGTACTGATGCCTAAAAGAAGTACTAAAAACGCTGTTCCTACAAGAACAAAGCTTGTATGGTATGTGTAACGTACCAGCTCAGATGCGTTGATGTTTCTCATAAAAAAATCATTCTGAGCAATAAAATAAAGGACAAGACAAACAATAGGAAGAGCGATGACCAGCCCCAAAAAAGGGGCTAGTAAGTATTTAAATTTTTGCATTATCGCCAATTTGCCTTTGTTGCAATTTCAACGGCTTTTTTGGTGTATTTTCCCACGTCCCCAAGAGGCAGTGTGTCTTCTTTAAACACTCCAAAGGTTGCGACGGTACCAGAAGCTTTAACCGCAGGATTAACAGGGTACTCATGGTTCGCTTCGGCAAAGAGGGTTTGCGCCTCAACACTGCTTAAAAACTCAATAAGCTTCATGGCATTCTCTTTGTTTTTAGCATACTTTGTCACACCCGCTCCACTGATGTTAATGTGCGTACCTTCTGCTTTTTGAGCAGGGAAAAAGAGCTTAACACTTTTTGCGATTTCAACATCTTTGGGGTCTTTACTGTTCAGCATGATGCCTAAATAGTAGGTATTCACAATCGCCAAATCCCCCTCACCACTTGCCACGGCTTTGATTTGGTCTCTATCGTTCCCTTTAGGCTCTCTGGCAAAATTAGCAACCAATCCTTTGGCAAATTCCAGCGCTTTGGCTTCACCGTGATTGGCGATAATAGAGGCTAAAAGCGATTTATTGTACGAGTTAGAAGAGCTACGGGTAAGCAATTTAGCTTTAAATTTAGGATCACTTAAATCAAGGTAACTTCCTAGCTCTTTTTCAGAGAGTTTTTCAGGATTGTAGACAAAAATACGTGCTCGTTTCGTAAGAGCAAACCACTCATTTTCACCGTCTCGTAAATGCTCAGGAATGTTTACATGTAAAATTTTAGAGTCAACTTTTTGGAGCAACCCCTCCTCTTTGGCTTCGTATAAATTACCAACATCAGAGGTAATGAGCACATCAGCAGGGCTGTTGGCTCCTTCAATTTTCAACTTTGTAACCAACTCTTCTGCCTTTGCCGTAATGACATTGACCTTAACGCCACTTTTTTCTTCAAACGCTTTAAAAAGCGCTTTGTCGCTGTCGTAATGGCGATGGGAATAGACATTGACCTCACTGGCAAGCGCCATGCTTGAAGCAACGCTAAGCCCTAAAAATAGCTTAAATAGACTCGATGAAACACGCATCATTCTTCTCCTTGTTTGATTATTTTGTGGCAGTCTAATATAAAAAACTTTTAATAAATCATAATAACTATTATCAATTAAAAAGTTTAAGCCTTTTTCTTTTTATCGCCATACAATACCCTGCTGTTTTAATCTTGAGTATTTTAATAATTTTACTTGACAATAGAGAAGTAAAATGCTATTATTCTGAAAATTTAAGCAGGAGCACGTATGGTAGAGCATAAGAAGCGAAGCATTGTTAAAGCGATTTCATGGAGAACACTAGGAACGCTCGATACAATGCTAATTAGTTTTATCGTCACTGGTAGTCCGCTTGCTGCTGTTTCTATCGGTGCTTTTGAGCTCATAACCAAAACAGCTTTGTACTATTTTCACGAACGTGCATGGAATAAAATTGATTTTGGAAGAGAAAAAGAACAACCCGAGTATCAAATATGAATCAGAGCTATGAACTTAAAATCACCGAAGCGTTGCACATGCTTCACACGTTAATTGGCGAGAAACATCTCAACGTCACGTTGGCATTTAGCCACCAAAGTGAAGATGCGATTGCCCTCTCTTTGGCGCAAAAAGCAGGCATTGATTTTCGTGTTTTTACCCTTGATACGCACAAACTTTTTGAGGAGTCTTTGGCGTATGAAAAAGAAGTCGAAGCTTTTTTTGGCATCAAAATTGAGCGCTTTAGCGCAGAGGATGCAACCATCAAAGCGTTAGAAGAAAGCGTGGGAGAGTATGGCATTTTTGATGACATTAATCTTCGCAAAGAGTGTTGTCGTGTACGAAAAATACTCCCTTTACACGAGGCGTTAAAAGGGTATCAATGCTGGATAAGTGGCATTCGAAGTGCTCAGTCCATCACCCGAGCCAATACCCCTTTGATGGAGTATGATGAAAATTTTAAGCTCTTAAAATTTAATCCTTTAGCACACTTTAGTGATGAAGATGTAGAGCGTTACATGCAAGAACACGCCATTCCTAAAAATGGCTTGTACGCCAAAGGTTTTAAAAGCATCGGCTGTCAACCCTGTACACGTGCCCTCCGTGATGGCGAAGACATCAGAGCGGGACGTTGGTGGTGGGAAAACCCTGAACATAAAGAGTGCGGATTGCATTTACATAAAAATTAATACTACTTTGAGTACATCAAAGTAAAAGCGAAGCGTGGGCTTGCCGCCGAGGCAAACTTAGCATTAGCGTAGCCACAAGGAGCTTTGCTCTGTTGGCGTTATTAAAGTTCAAAAGCGTAGTATCACGAGCTTTGCTTGTGATACGTATTAAAAAATCAATTAAGGATTTTACTAATGAACCATTTAGACAGACTCGAAGCACAGAGTGTTTACATTTTACGTGAAGCGTATCGAAGCTTCCCAAATCTTGCCATGCTTTGGAGTATTGGTAAAGATAGCACCGTACTTTTATGGTTGACACGAAAAGCATTTTTTGGACACGTTCCCTACCCGTTGGTGCACATTGATACGGCGTTTAAAGTGCCCGAGATGATTCGCTACCGTGATGAAATTGCCATTCAATGGGATTTAAACTTGGTCGTGGGACAAAATAAAGAAGCCCTAGCCAAAGGCGAAACGTTTGTGAACGGATTAGACCGCCTTAGTTGCTGTAAAAAACTCAAAAGCGATGCGCTCAAGTACACCTTAGATGGCACATGGGCACGCCGTAAATGGAACCCGTATAAAAAAGAGTGGGAAGAAGAATTAAACGGTGCTCCTTACACAGGTGTCATCGTAGGTGTCAGGGCGGATGAAGAGGGAAGTCGTTCTAAAGAGCGTGTTTTCTCAGCCCGTGATGAAAAGAGTGAGTGGGATGCCAGTACGCAACCCCCAGAGCTTTGGAATCAGTACAAAACGGACTTTGCACCAGGCACTCACGTGCGCATTCACCCACTTTTAGAGTGGACGGAGCTTAATATTTGGGAGTACATTCAAAGGGAAAATATCCCTATTATTGATTTGTATTTTAACAAAGGAGACGGCAAACGTTACCGCTCTTTGGGCTGTTTTCCATGTACGGCACCAGTCGATTCTGAGGCGACGAACCCTCAAGAGATTATTGAAGAGCTAACTTCTGGGAAGTTTAAAGATATTGCGGAACGCTCAGGCAGAGCGCAAGATAAAGACGGTGGTGGAACACTAGAAGCCCTTAGAAAAGAAGGATACATGTAATGCAAAGACTCAATATTGTCATCACAGGACACGTCGATCACGGCAAAAGCACACTCATCGGACGGCTTCTTGCCGATACCGACTCATTGCCACAAGGAAAACTAGAGAGTGTGAAAAAGATGTGTGAAAACAATGCACGTCCGTTTGAGTACGCCTTCTTGCTTGATGCCTTAGCCGATGAGCAAAAGCAAGGCATCACGATTGATAGTGCACGTGTTTTTTTTCAAAGTCAAAAACGAGAGTACATCATCATTGACGCTCCTGGGCACATCGAATTTTTGAAAAACATGATCAGCGGTGCTTCACGTGCGGAGGCGGCTTTGCTTCTTATTGATGCTAAAGAGGGTGTGGCAGAGAACTCCAAACGCCATGGCATGTTGCTCTCCCTTTTAGGCATCAAGCAAATTGCTGTTGTGGTCAATAAGATGGATTTGGTGGACTTTAGCGAGATTGCTTTTACCAAACTCAAAGTGGAGTACACCGAATATTTAGAAACCCTTGGTGTTAAGGCGGAGATTTTTATCCCTATCAGCGCTCGTGGTGGCGTCAACTTGATTGAACATGCCCCGCAAACACCGTGGTATAAAGGCAAAACGGTTCTTGAAGTGTTAGATAGCTTTGAGAGCATTGAAGAAAAAGAGGCAGAGCATTTTAGAATGCCTCTGCAAGATGTCTACAAGTTTACCCGTGACAACGATGATAGGCGTATTTACGCAGGAACGGTGAGTAGTGGTGAATTACATGTAAACGATGAAGTCATCTTTTACCCTTCGCTCAAACGCTCACGTGTGGCGAGTATTGAGAGTTTTAACACAGAAGTGAAAACCAGTGTTAAAGAGAGTGAGGCGGTGGGATTTACCCTTCAAACTCAAATTTATGTGAAAAACGGTGAAGTGGTCGCCAGAGCAGACCAGAGTGCACCAAAGGTGAGTAACCGTTTTGAGGCGAATCTTTTTTGGCTAGGGGCACGACCGTTGGAGCTCAATAAGCCCTATAAAATCAAGATAGGCTCAGCGCAAAGTACGATTTATCTTGAAGAGATTAAACGGGTGATTGATGGCGACACACTTGATAGCGATGATGAACCCCATGTCTCACGCCATGAAGCAGCGTGTGTCATCTTTAGGGTGCATGACCTTTTGGCGATGGAACTTTTTTGCGACAACCAAAAGCTGGGGCGTTTTGTCATTGTTGATGAGTTTGACATTGCAGGCGGGGGCATCATCACCGAAGTGTTGGAACAATACACAACAAGACGAACCAAAGCGTTACATGTAAGCGATGTTTTGGTCGACAAAGCGAGTACTAGTGCTGAGTTTGAAGAGGAGCTTTTTGCGCTTCTTCGTAAACATTTTCCACACCAATTTAACTAAGGATAGTCAATGAAACTTATAATTAACGGCGAAACAAAAGAGATAAAAGAGGCTATTAGCTTGCCAGAATTACTCATTATTGAAAATGTTGAACAACCTGACATGGTTTCGGTACAACTCAACGATGAATTTGTAAGACAAGACGAACACAAAAGTGTTGTGCTTAAAGAGGGTGATGAGATTAACTTTTTATACTTCATGGGAGGTGGCGCATGAGAGAGTTTAGCGATGAGGAATTAGAGCGTTATTCACGTCACATTATCTTACAAGATGTGGGTATTGAAGGGCAAGAGAAAATTGCCAATTCTAAAGTTTTAGTCATTGGTGCAGGCGGACTTGGCTCTCCTGTGGCACTCTACTTAGCCGCTGCGGGTGTGGGAGAAATTGGCATCGTCGATGGCGACGTGGTGGATTTAAGCAATCTTCAGCGTCAAGTCATTCACACCACAGCCGATGTAAACGTACCCAAAGTGCTCTCCGCCAAAGCGAAGATGGAAGCGATTAACCCCAATGTGAAAGTCACGGTCTATCAAAAATTTTTAGACGCTTCCAACATTTTGGACATTGTGAAAGGCTATGATTTTGTTATCGATGGAACGGACAATTTTTCATCAAAGTTTTTGATTAATGATGCGTGTGTTTTGGCAAACGTGCCCTATTCTCACGGTGGTATTTTACGTTTTGGTGGACAAACCATGACGATTAAACCCAACGAGAGTGCATGTTACGCATGTGTGTTTGATAGCCCACCACCAGCCAATGCCATTCCAACGTGTTCGAGTGCAGGTATCTTAGGCGCAGTTGCTGGAATGCTAGGAACCATTCAAGCCGCAGAAGCGCTGAAATACATCGTGGGTGTGGGTGAGCCGTTGTACAACAGACTTTTAAGTTTTGATGCAAAAACCATGAACTTTAGAAACGTCAATTTTAAGAAAAATCCAAAGTGTCGGGTGTGCGGTGAGCATGGAATAAAGGAAATTAAAGACTATGAAGCCGTGGTCTGTGAGGCAAAATTATGATAAAAATTCCACAAAGTGCGTACAACGAGATGGTTCTCCACGCACTCAAAGACAACCCCATTGAAGCGTGTGGTTATTTAGCAGGGATTAATGGCGAAGTGAAGTATGCGATTCCTATGAGAAACACCGATGAAAGCAACGAACACTTTAGCTTTGACCCACAGGAGCAATTTGATGCCTTTAAAAAGACGCAAAAAGAGGGGCTTCGCTTAATCGGTGTGTACCATTCACATCCTGAAACCCCCGCACGCCCAAGCGAGGAAGACATTCGTTTGGCGTTTGATCCTAATGTGAGTTATGTCATTATCTCACTGGCAGGGATAGAGCCTGATGTGAAGTCATTTTTGATTAAAAATAAAACGGTTGAAATTGAAGAAATTGAAATTATTTTAGAGGTGTGATGAAGTCGCATAAAAGAGAACACAAAGCGATTTTTTTATTAAAAAGCACCAAGGGTGCGTGGGCACTCTGCCGAAGAGAACGCAGTGTTAGCGTAGTTTTTGAAGCTTTGCTTTAAAAACGTGTTAAGAGTTCTACAAGAACTCTCTAATGTAACAATAAGGAGTTACGATTATGAGCAGATACGAAATCCCCCAAATGGTCTATGATGACCTTGCCACATTTAAAAAAAACCATGCTGATTTTTTAGCAGGCACACTCGATGAGCTGACCTTTAAAACCATGCGTGTCCCTTTTGGTGTCTATGAGCAACGTGCCGCCAATACCTTTATGGTGCGCATTAAACTAGCAGGTGGTATCCTAACACCTAAACAACTGTTGACTTTAGCGGATTTAGCCCAAAAGTACGCACATGAAGCCATTCACATCACCACCCGTGGTGGCGCACAGCTGCATTATGTCAAAATCGAAGATATTATCAGTATTATCGAAACCCTGCACAGTATTGATTTAAGCGGCAGAGGTGGCGGAGGAAATACCGTGCGTAACGTGATGGCTGACCCACTTGCAGGCACAGCGCAAGATGAAGTCTTTGATGTCTCTCCTTACGCTCTTGCGATGACCTCTAAAATGTTAGAGCAAAAAGATTCATTCGCACTTCCACGAAAATTTAAAATCACGTTTAGTGGTTCTGAGGCAGACCGTGGTTATGCAACCATCCATGACGTAGGCTTTATCGCTAAAATTCACGGTGGCATCAAAGGCTTTAAGCTCTTCACCGCTGGTGGTATGGGTGCGAAGTCTCGCTTAGGAACACTGTTGCGTGAGTTTGTACCCGACACCGAAGTTTTTTTATACTCGCAAGCCATCAAACAAGTGTTTGACAAATACGGCAACCGCAAAAACAAACATGCCGCACGCCTTCGCTTTTTATTTGAAGATTTGGGTCTTGAAGAATTTAACACACTTTTAGAAGTGGAACTAAATGACCTTAGAGCTAAGGGCGATTGGGAGATGCCCATCACTGAAATCGAGCGAACGGTGGGTGACACCACGCATGAGCCATTTAGCGTTCCTACAAACATTCAAAAATGGTGGAATCGTTACGTTTACGCCCAAAAACAAGCAGGGCTTTATGGCTGTAAAGTGCCTGTGCATTTGGGTGATATTCACTTTGAAAACGCACGCAACCTTGCCAATGCACTTTTACCCTTTGGTGAAGATGTGCTTCGTTTTACAGGCGATCAAAACCTTTACATTCGCAACCTCACAGCGCCTCAAATGGCAAGTTTGCACGACATCTTGCAAAAATTTTCTGTGGAAGTCTCTAAACCAACGCTCTTTGGCGATATGGTCGCATGTACGGGAGCGGCAACCTGTCAGCTTGGCATCGCGCGTCCTCGTGGCGCGGTGGATGCGATTCAAAAACGTCTCAATAAACTCATCGATGAGCGTGACTATGACGCCCTTCAAGGCTTTAAGATTCATTTATCGGGTTGCCCAAACAGTTGTGGCAAACACCTCATCGGCGATCTTGGATTTTTCGGAAAAGTCCAACGCAATGAGGGCTACTCCTACCCTGCCTACAACGTCGTAGCAGGTTCACGCACCCATGGCGATGGAAGTGTGTACGCCCAAAAAGCAGGTGATGTTGCAGCCTTTCATGTTCCTGCTTTTGTGGAAGAAGTTTTGGATACATGGCTTTTACATGTAAAGGCTTATGAGAGTTTTGCAGACTGGATTGACGATGGTGGATTAGCAATTATTACCGAAATCAGTAAAAAATACGTCGATATTCCTTCGTTCAAAGAGGATAAAAACCCTTACTTTGACTACGACGCGGTTGAACTCTTCTCACTCAAAGGTCGAGGAACAGGTGAGTGTAGTGCAGGTATGTATGACCTTATCGAAGCCGATAAAAAAGCACTTAAAGAAGCACTTGAGAAAGAGGAAAAAGACTATGAGTTGATTCGTCTTTTAGCCGCTCGTATGCTACTCGTCACACGTGGAGAGGATGCACGTGATAAAGCAGGTGTGCTTAAAGCCTTCAAAACCCATTTTATCGACACCACGCTTCTTAATGCTTACTTTGGCACCATGCTAGAAGGCGATGCGGATGAAAAATCAATCGAACTTGCCGAAGAGGTGATGAAGCTTTACGAAAGCATGGATCATACGCTAAAATTTGCCAAAGAAAAAGAGTTGGCGGCAAGTGCACAAGCGCAACCTGAAAAATCAGCCCACTTTAAAGACTTAAGCGGCGTGGCATGTCCGATGAACTTTGTCAAAACCAAAATGGAGCTTTCAAAAATGAAGAGCGGTGAAATTTTAGAAATTTTATTGGATGATGGCGCACCCATTGATAACGTGCCAAAATCGGTCTCAAGTGAGGGACACACGGTAGAAGCCACCACAAAAGAGGGCAAGGGTTGGCGTGTAAGGATTGTCAAAAAATGAGAACGCTTGGCATCGCACTTAAGCCCAAAAAAACGCTTCTCATTGGTGCGGGAAAAGTAGCGGCGCAAAAATCTAAAGTGCTTGATAGTCTTGATTTTCCACACGACATCATCGCACAAGAGGTTTTGGACGACTACTTTGCATCCAAAACCTTTACATGTAAAGCCTTTGAAGATGCTGACGCCATAGGTTATGAGGTGATTATTGATGCCACAGGCAATGAAGCGGTAACCTCTCGTCTAGTTGCACTCAAACCCCTGCATCACTTTTGGCTCAACGTGGTAGATGTGCCAGAGCTGTGCGATTTTTACTTTAGCGCACTCACCCAACGAGATGACATTCAAGTCGCCATCAGTAGCGGTGGCAGTTCGCCCAGCTTAGCGCAAGTCATTCGTGATAAAGTAGAGCGCATTTTACCCCGTAACCTAGGCTCTTTGATTGAGCGCCTCAAACGTGAGCGTCAACAACCTGAGCGTGATTTGGCAAGGCTTCGTGGCATTGCCAAAGAGGGTGTGGGAAAAGTGTTTCTCATCGGATGTGGCACAGGCTACGTAGGCAATCTCACCCTCGATGCCCTAAATGCCTTTGAACTGCTCGATGTTGCCCTTGTAGATGCGTTGGTTTCAGAAGAAATCCGTGCCCTCATTCCACTTACATGTAACGTCGTTGATGTGAGTAAAAAGAAGGGATTTCATTCCAAAACGCAAGAGGAGATTAACGCTCTTTTGGTAGGATACGCCAAAGAGGGATTGGTGGTAGGACGGCTTAAAGGGGGTGAGCCACTTTTGTTTGGACGTTTGGGAGAAGAGAAGCAAACGCTCAAAGAACACGGCATTGAATTTGAAGTCATAAACGGTGTCAGTTCTGCCTTTCGCTCGTGTACGGTCTCTGGCATTGTGCCGACCATTCGTGATATTTCCAAAGGGGTGAGCATCGTCTCAGCACACCTTAGGGAGAGCCTTTTTAACGATGAGTGGATTACGCTCATTCGCCAACCGCTTCATACCGTCATCGTTTTAATGGCACACAGTTTTGCCAAAAAAATTCAAGACGCTATTGCTAAAGAGGGAATTGATGCGAACACCCCTGCAGCATTTGTCTCAAAAATTGACTTGCCCAATCAAGTCACCATTGTGGGAACTGTGGCAAATTTAGATAAAATGGCTGCTTTATGTTCCACCCCAGCCGTACTGATTATCGGTGAGTGCGTCGCACGTGAGAACATTATCGCTTCTGCAAATAGCGGTAAAATTATTTACATGTAAAGAGGATTCTTATGGGATTTACGACCAAAGCACTGCACAGCAAACCAATTCAAAACGATGTTCATGGCGCAATGCGCTTTCCAATTTATCAAAGCTCCGCCTTTGAATTTGAAAAAGCAGAAGAGTTGGAAGCCGTTTTTAAGGGCTTTAAAATGGGGCATGTCTACACCCGCTCCTCAAACCCTACCATTGAAGCCTTAGAAACACAAATCAAAGCTATCAGTGGTGCATTGGGTGTTATTGCAACAGCAACAGGGATGGCGGCAATTTCAAACGCCTTGTTTGCGCTTTTGAAAAATGGCGATAATATCATCACCACGAAGTATCTTTTTGGCAACACGCTCTCTTTATTCCAGACACTTTTGAGTGATTTTGGTGTGGAAGTGCGCTTTGTAGATGTGAACAATCTCGAGGAAATCCGCTCCAACATCGATGAAAAAACTCGCCTTCTTTTTTGCGAGAGTGTAAGTAACCCTCAACTCATTGTGCCTGATTTTGAAGCCATCAAAGCGGTGTTGAGTGAACACCATGTGCCTCTTGTTGTCGATACCACGATGACACCGTGGAACATTTTTGATGCGAAAAAACATGGCGTAGATGTGGAAATCATCTCTGCAACCAAATACTTAAGCGGTGGCGGTCATGTTTTGGGTGGTTTAATTGTCGATAATGGAACGTTTGAGTGGCAAAACCATGCAAACCTAGCGCCATATTGTAAAAAATTTGGTCCCAATGCACTTATGGCACGCTTGCGTAAAGAGACCTTTCGCAATTTAGGTGCAACGCTCACTGCTCAAAGTGCAGCCCTTCTCTCTTTGGGACTAGAGACACTGGATTTACGAGTGAAGCGAAGTTGCGAAAATGCCCTTGTGGTTGCCAAACATTTGCAAACCAAAAGCGAGGTTTGCCGTGTTGATTATCCTCTCTTAGAAGCTTCACGCTCCTACGAAAATGCCACGAAACAGTTTAGCGGAGGTGGGGCGATTGTCACGTTTAGTTTAGCCAATAAAAAAAGTGCTTATGCCTTTTTAAACAAACTCAAACTGATTCGCAGAGGAACCAACATTCAAGATAACAAATCTTTGGCGATTGCGCCGTACCATACGATTTATGCGGAGTATCCTGAAGAGCAACGCCTTGCGTACGAACTCAATGAGGGGATGATACGTCTCTCCGTGGGTATTGAAGATGTGGAAGATTTGATTGAAGATATGGATCAAGCGCTCTTTAAAGAAGAGCAAGCTGTGGCAAGTGATGAAGCAGCTTCCGAGAAACCGTATCTGCTTGATTTTTAATAATAGACAATGAAACAAAACATGCGGTAAATAAGGAGATTCTGGAGTGGAAGATTTAAAAAACAAAGTCATACTTGTTTCTATACGCACTATTTTAGAGGATGGGACAGAAGCAAAAGAAGTCTATTTTGGGAAAATCATATCTTACAATTTAAATACTGTTTGTGTTACAAAACAAAATAACAATGAAGAAATTACCTTACCTTATTTTGAAGATTTATTTGAACATGCAGAAGAAGGGTTTTACGAATTAGAAGATGGTTCAACTTGTGAAAATCCAGACTATATTGCAAGATTTGTTAAATATGTGAATGAAGCTACTTTTGAAAAATTTCAAGATTGCAATCAACCAACACGTGATTAAAAATAAATGGTGTCCTATTTTTGGGCCAACACGAAACGTAAAGACTTTTACTCTTTAGACGTCGAAAATGTAAATAAAAGAGATATAACTATGAAAATTGCACTACTGATGAGCGGAGGAATTGATTCAAGCTACTCCGCTTATTTACTCAAAGAAGAAGGTCATGAAGTGGTGGGGATTTACCTCAAACTGCATGACGATGAGAAAAAACACAGCGTTAACATTGCCAACATTGAAAAAGTAAGCCAGCATTTGGGCATTGAAACCCACATCATTGACGCAAAAGCCCTTTTTAAAGAGCATGTCTATGACTACTTTGTGCGCTCTTATGAGCAAGGACTTACGCCAAATCCCTGTGCGTTTTGTAACCCTAAGATGAAGTTTGGCTTTGCCTTTCAAAAAGCCTTAGAATTTGGCTGTGAAAAAATTGCCACAGGGCATTACGCCAGAGTGAAAAATGGGCATATTCAAGAAGCCTATGACATGAGCAAAGACCAGAGTTACTTTCTTTTTGGTCTTAAAAAAGAGGTGATTGAAAAAATCATTTTCCCACTAGGCGAGATGAAAAAAGAGGACATTAAACCCATTGCCCTAGAAAAACTGCCGTGGCTTGGAAGTTTAGAAACCTATAAAGAGTCGCAAGAAATTTGTTTTGTCACCGATACGTACATTGATATTCTAAAAAAACACCTCGATGTTGACCAAAAAGGGGTGGTGAAAGATACAAGCGGAAAAGTGATTGGAGAGCATAAAGGCTACATGCACTACACCATTGGAAAGCGAAAAGGCTTAACCATCAACGGTGCGCATGACCCTCATTTTGTGGTAGGCATTGATGCGAAGAGCAACACGGTTATTGCAGGTACTAAAGAGGAGTTACTCCAAAAAC harbors:
- a CDS encoding ABC transporter permease, whose protein sequence is MQKFKYLLAPFLGLVIALPIVCLVLYFIAQNDFFMRNINASELVRYTYHTSFVLVGTAFLVLLLGISTAFMSARFVYFGSRFFSLIFVLPLAFPAYILGYTYVGFFEFHGILATLLFQPKIKLDILNIYGVTAILSFAMFPYVFILARVSFASLSSTVVELVSLKQLFFFKAFFTVYLPLAYPAIFAGLVLAMMEVLSDYGTVAYFGVDTFSVGIFKSWFGYGNLGEAINLAMILLVVVFAMMFGEARLRAKIRFISATHSSQKAPKVQLKGWHNALAFGLSFLIGTVSLFIPTGVLLYWFYLDFNTLDWSALGYLYHTLSLNVLSSLLIIALAFIMVYASRFYPSTLGTFSHKLSILGYSIPGAIVGIGILLFTNFIDQSVGKVILGGSFFALIFAYLSRYFAASIGSVENGFSKIDKSIDDATTVFGTSEWGRIFNVYVPLLRPYLLSGFLILYIDLAKELPATLLLRPFNYDTIAIRIYELASNEILYKSAFPSLLLVVTTAIAVLLLHSKFVRGSR
- a CDS encoding Fe(3+) ABC transporter substrate-binding protein produces the protein MRVSSSLFKLFLGLSVASSMALASEVNVYSHRHYDSDKALFKAFEEKSGVKVNVITAKAEELVTKLKIEGANSPADVLITSDVGNLYEAKEEGLLQKVDSKILHVNIPEHLRDGENEWFALTKRARIFVYNPEKLSEKELGSYLDLSDPKFKAKLLTRSSSNSYNKSLLASIIANHGEAKALEFAKGLVANFAREPKGNDRDQIKAVASGEGDLAIVNTYYLGIMLNSKDPKDVEIAKSVKLFFPAQKAEGTHINISGAGVTKYAKNKENAMKLIEFLSSVEAQTLFAEANHEYPVNPAVKASGTVATFGVFKEDTLPLGDVGKYTKKAVEIATKANWR
- a CDS encoding DUF2061 domain-containing protein, which codes for MVEHKKRSIVKAISWRTLGTLDTMLISFIVTGSPLAAVSIGAFELITKTALYYFHERAWNKIDFGREKEQPEYQI
- a CDS encoding phosphoadenylyl-sulfate reductase, which translates into the protein MNQSYELKITEALHMLHTLIGEKHLNVTLAFSHQSEDAIALSLAQKAGIDFRVFTLDTHKLFEESLAYEKEVEAFFGIKIERFSAEDATIKALEESVGEYGIFDDINLRKECCRVRKILPLHEALKGYQCWISGIRSAQSITRANTPLMEYDENFKLLKFNPLAHFSDEDVERYMQEHAIPKNGLYAKGFKSIGCQPCTRALRDGEDIRAGRWWWENPEHKECGLHLHKN
- the cysD gene encoding sulfate adenylyltransferase subunit CysD, which codes for MNHLDRLEAQSVYILREAYRSFPNLAMLWSIGKDSTVLLWLTRKAFFGHVPYPLVHIDTAFKVPEMIRYRDEIAIQWDLNLVVGQNKEALAKGETFVNGLDRLSCCKKLKSDALKYTLDGTWARRKWNPYKKEWEEELNGAPYTGVIVGVRADEEGSRSKERVFSARDEKSEWDASTQPPELWNQYKTDFAPGTHVRIHPLLEWTELNIWEYIQRENIPIIDLYFNKGDGKRYRSLGCFPCTAPVDSEATNPQEIIEELTSGKFKDIAERSGRAQDKDGGGTLEALRKEGYM
- a CDS encoding sulfate adenylyltransferase subunit 1, which gives rise to MQRLNIVITGHVDHGKSTLIGRLLADTDSLPQGKLESVKKMCENNARPFEYAFLLDALADEQKQGITIDSARVFFQSQKREYIIIDAPGHIEFLKNMISGASRAEAALLLIDAKEGVAENSKRHGMLLSLLGIKQIAVVVNKMDLVDFSEIAFTKLKVEYTEYLETLGVKAEIFIPISARGGVNLIEHAPQTPWYKGKTVLEVLDSFESIEEKEAEHFRMPLQDVYKFTRDNDDRRIYAGTVSSGELHVNDEVIFYPSLKRSRVASIESFNTEVKTSVKESEAVGFTLQTQIYVKNGEVVARADQSAPKVSNRFEANLFWLGARPLELNKPYKIKIGSAQSTIYLEEIKRVIDGDTLDSDDEPHVSRHEAACVIFRVHDLLAMELFCDNQKLGRFVIVDEFDIAGGGIITEVLEQYTTRRTKALHVSDVLVDKASTSAEFEEELFALLRKHFPHQFN
- the thiS gene encoding sulfur carrier protein ThiS; translation: MKLIINGETKEIKEAISLPELLIIENVEQPDMVSVQLNDEFVRQDEHKSVVLKEGDEINFLYFMGGGA